A single Triticum dicoccoides isolate Atlit2015 ecotype Zavitan chromosome 2A, WEW_v2.0, whole genome shotgun sequence DNA region contains:
- the LOC119353542 gene encoding uncharacterized protein LOC119353542, translating to MAAKVLQLRSADGKVLVAPAWDYRPAAAQARPLEMRVPSRALERVLQYWTKHSLAKASGESRESLARWDADFQRRLQEDGLAKEAAAAVQELRHHGVHHGGRPRRHAATGASGVAAPATAARADPVRA from the coding sequence ATGGCGGCCAAGGTGCTCCAGCTCCGCAGCGCCGACGGCAAGGTGCTCGTCGCTCCGGCGTGGGACTATCGCCCGGCCGCCGCCCAAGCCCGCCCGCTGGAGATGCGGGTGCCCTCGCGCGCCCTCGAGAGGGTGCTCCAGTACTGGACCAAGCACAGCCTGGCCAAGGCCTCCGGTGAGTCCCGGGAGTCCCTCGCCCGCTGGGACGCCGACTTCCAGCGCCGTCTCCAGGAAGACGGCctcgccaaggaggccgccgcagccGTCCAAGAACTCCGCCACCACGGCGTCCACCACGGAGGGCGTCCCCGTCGCCACGCCGCCACGGGCGCATCTGGTGTCGCTGCTCCAGCCACCGCCGCCCGTGCTGATCCCGTCCGTGCCTAG
- the LOC119359073 gene encoding translation initiation factor IF-2-like: MAAKMLQLRSADGKVLVAPAWDYRPAAAQALPLETRVPSRVLERVLQYWTKHSLAKATGESRESLARWDANFQHRLEEDGLAKEAAAAAQELRRYGVDHGGRPRRHAATAGPAGAAPATATRADPVRAWCVNHGERSLAPAMPGSFDASDVASAPRPGPATTLPAAAGADPVGVRCAIRARGRQMAEDEESACHHRKRPASKAPLRLPATAVAPVKKVSHPVASKARSFVGSTPLPVTAVAPGVKKVTPASTLRARRGMRELSCKVPKQNQSPLPVIAVAAPRKQPIPWLPPVVLRLA, encoded by the coding sequence ATGGCGGCGAAGATGCTCCAGCTCCGCAGCGCCGACGGCAAGGTGCTCGTCGCTCCGGCGTGGGACTATCGCCCGGCCGCCGCCCAAGCCCTCCCGCTGGAGACGCGGGTGCCCTCGCGCGTCCTTGAGAGGGTGCTCCAGTACTGGACCAAGCACAGCCTTGCCAAGGCCACCGGTGAGTCCCGGGAGTCCCTCGCCCGATGGGACGCCAACTTCCAGCACCGTCTCGAGGAAGACGGCctcgccaaggaggccgccgcagccgcccaagAACTCCGCCGCTACGGCGTCGACCACGGAGGGCGTCCCCGTCGCCACGCCGCGACGGCCGGACCTGCTGGTGCCGCTCCTGCCACCGCCACCCGTGCTGATCCCGTCCGTGCCTGGTGTGTCAACCACGGAGAACGCAGCCTTGCGCCGGCGATGCCCGGCTCTTTCGATGCCTCTGATGTTGCCTCCGCCCCGCGCCCTGGGCCTGCCACCACCTTGCCGGCTGCTGCTGGTGCTGACCCCGTGGGTGTCCGGTGCGCGATCCGTGCCCGTGGACGCCAGATGGCTGAAGACGAGGAGTCCGCTTGCCACCACCGCAAGCGCCCGGCTTCCAAGGCTCCACTCCGCCTGCCTGCCACTGCTGTTGCGCCCGTGAAGAAGGTCTCTCATCCCGTCGCTTCCAAGGCTCGCTCTTTCGTCGGCTCTACACCACTGCCTGTCACTGCTGTTGCGCCCGGTGTGAAGAAGGTGACTCCAGCTTCAACTCTGCGCGCTAGAAGGGGGATGAGGGAGCTCAGCTGCAAGGTTCCGAAGCAAAACCAATCGCCATTGCCTGTCATTGCTGTTGCAGCACCAAGGAAGCAACCaattccttggctgcctccagtgGTATTACGCCTTGCCTAG